The Allochromatium tepidum genome has a window encoding:
- a CDS encoding ubiquinone biosynthesis accessory factor UbiJ: MSADGLQIPDALLAVVEQALNRYLALDPEGAAAFDPLEGRIIAIEVKGFGTRITVIPGARGLQLFGAYDAEPDCLIQGSPLGLARLGMAERKETSLVSGEVEISGDTALAQDFSAALARLNVDWEEQLARVIGDPFARQVGNRVREAEHWSRRTSASMMANLTEYLQEERRLLPTRYEVEAFLNQVDTLRDDVERLAARIKRLAKQAQETGRQS, translated from the coding sequence ATGAGCGCGGACGGCCTCCAGATCCCGGATGCGCTGCTCGCGGTCGTCGAGCAGGCGCTCAACCGCTATCTCGCGCTCGATCCCGAGGGCGCGGCCGCCTTCGATCCGCTCGAAGGGCGGATCATCGCCATCGAGGTCAAGGGCTTCGGCACCCGCATCACCGTCATTCCGGGCGCGCGCGGTCTGCAACTCTTCGGCGCCTATGACGCCGAGCCGGACTGTCTGATCCAGGGCTCGCCGCTGGGTCTGGCGCGTCTGGGCATGGCCGAGCGCAAGGAGACCTCGCTCGTCTCCGGCGAGGTCGAGATCTCGGGCGACACCGCGCTCGCCCAGGACTTCAGCGCGGCGCTGGCGCGGCTGAACGTGGATTGGGAAGAACAACTGGCGCGCGTCATCGGCGATCCCTTCGCGCGTCAGGTCGGCAACCGGGTGCGCGAGGCCGAGCACTGGAGCCGGCGCACCTCGGCCTCGATGATGGCCAATCTCACCGAATATCTGCAAGAGGAACGCCGTCTGCTGCCGACCCGCTACGAGGTCGAGGCGTTCCTGAATCAGGTCGACACCCTGCGCGACGATGTCGAGCGTCTGGCCGCACGGATCAAGCGTCTCGCCAAACAGGCTCAGGAGACCGGTCGCCAGTCATGA
- a CDS encoding DUF294 nucleotidyltransferase-like domain-containing protein, whose amino-acid sequence MSAENVFFTPVSKICQTDVVTCAPDLPLIEVAELMRARNISSLLVRDGEEPVGIVTDRDLRNKVVAPGIDPRERCARDIMNSPLVTIRESDYLFEALYLMSRRRIHRLCVVDAEGKLRGIVTDTDALRLHSRSPQQLMKEIEEAETPAELKTLRERMEHLVLHLRGTGVATRDLVQTVALLNDRLLIRLIELVRAARYPDLTDRFAFLVLGSEGRREQTLATDQDNAIVYADDLSEDELERLRAFSVDLIDNLIDIGVPACSGGIMAKNPEWRRSVSGWKQILDKWLRTPTPANILAGSMFFDLRTLYGDESFEQELKADIIAKLHGNNLFLVHSVSNAVAFLPPLDWFGRVKTERRGPHRGCIEVKKAGVFAITEGLKAMALQAGIGEGRTHDRVRGLQQAGILEAHQADSLLAAFDFLIALRLRAQLLKLERGEPMTNYLPLDHLNRIEVGRLKLALEEVKHFQGFLRHRFHLHQVSR is encoded by the coding sequence ATGTCCGCTGAAAACGTCTTCTTCACCCCAGTCAGCAAGATCTGCCAGACGGATGTCGTGACCTGCGCGCCGGATCTGCCGCTGATCGAGGTCGCCGAGCTGATGCGTGCGCGCAATATCTCCAGCCTGCTGGTGCGCGACGGCGAGGAACCGGTCGGCATCGTCACCGACCGCGATCTGCGCAACAAGGTCGTGGCCCCCGGCATCGACCCGCGCGAACGCTGCGCACGCGACATCATGAACAGCCCGCTCGTCACCATCCGCGAGAGCGACTATCTGTTCGAGGCGCTCTATCTGATGAGTCGGCGGCGCATCCATCGGCTGTGCGTGGTCGACGCCGAGGGTAAACTGCGCGGCATCGTCACCGACACAGATGCCCTGCGTCTGCACAGCCGCTCGCCCCAGCAACTCATGAAGGAGATCGAGGAGGCGGAGACCCCGGCGGAACTCAAGACGCTGCGTGAGCGCATGGAACATCTGGTGCTCCATCTGCGCGGCACCGGCGTGGCGACCCGCGATCTGGTCCAGACCGTGGCCCTGCTCAATGACCGGCTGCTGATCCGGCTCATCGAGCTGGTGCGCGCCGCGCGCTATCCGGATCTCACCGACCGCTTCGCCTTCCTGGTGCTCGGCAGCGAGGGACGGCGCGAACAGACCCTGGCTACCGACCAGGACAACGCCATCGTCTATGCCGACGATCTGTCCGAAGACGAGCTGGAACGACTGCGCGCCTTCAGCGTCGATCTGATCGACAATCTGATCGACATCGGCGTGCCCGCCTGCTCGGGCGGCATCATGGCCAAGAATCCCGAGTGGCGACGCAGTGTCAGCGGCTGGAAGCAGATACTCGACAAATGGCTGCGCACCCCGACGCCCGCCAACATCCTCGCGGGCAGCATGTTCTTCGACCTGCGCACCCTCTACGGCGACGAATCGTTCGAGCAGGAACTCAAGGCCGACATCATCGCTAAGCTGCACGGCAACAACCTGTTCCTGGTCCATAGCGTGTCGAATGCCGTGGCCTTCCTTCCGCCGCTCGACTGGTTCGGGCGGGTCAAGACCGAGCGGCGCGGCCCGCATCGCGGCTGCATCGAGGTCAAGAAGGCGGGGGTCTTCGCCATCACCGAGGGCTTGAAGGCGATGGCGCTCCAGGCCGGCATCGGCGAGGGACGCACCCATGATCGGGTGCGGGGACTCCAGCAGGCCGGCATCCTGGAGGCGCATCAGGCCGACAGCCTGCTGGCCGCCTTCGATTTCCTGATCGCGCTACGCCTCCGCGCCCAGTTGCTGAAGCTCGAACGCGGCGAGCCGATGACCAACTATCTGCCGCTCGACCATCTCAACCGCATCGAGGTCGGACGTCTGAAGCTGGCGCTGGAAGAGGTCAAGCACTTCCAGGGCTTCCTGCGTCATCGCTTCCATCTGCATCAGGTCAGCCGTTAG
- the hslV gene encoding ATP-dependent protease subunit HslV codes for MENLRGTTILSVRRGDTVVIGGDGQVSLGPTVMKGNARKVRRLYKGRVLAGFAGATADAFTLFERFEGKLEKHQGHLTRAAVEMAKDWRTDRMLRRLEALLCIADAATSLILSGTGDVIEPEQDIMAIGSGGSFALSAARALVANTELPAREIVEKSLHIAADICVYTNHNLVIEELDAKTD; via the coding sequence ATGGAAAATCTTCGCGGTACGACAATCCTCTCGGTACGACGCGGCGACACGGTCGTGATCGGCGGCGACGGTCAGGTCTCGCTCGGCCCGACCGTCATGAAGGGCAATGCGCGCAAGGTGCGCCGGCTCTACAAGGGGCGGGTGCTGGCCGGCTTCGCCGGAGCCACGGCCGACGCCTTCACCCTGTTCGAGCGCTTCGAGGGCAAGCTCGAAAAACATCAGGGCCACCTGACCCGCGCGGCGGTCGAGATGGCGAAGGACTGGCGCACCGACCGCATGCTGCGCCGGCTCGAAGCCCTGCTGTGCATCGCCGACGCCGCCACCTCGCTCATCCTCTCCGGCACGGGCGACGTCATCGAACCCGAGCAGGACATCATGGCCATCGGCTCGGGCGGTTCATTCGCGCTCTCGGCCGCGCGCGCCCTGGTCGCGAACACCGAACTCCCGGCGCGCGAGATCGTCGAAAAGAGTCTCCACATCGCCGCCGACATCTGCGTCTACACCAACCACAATCTCGTCATCGAGGAGTTGGACGCCAAGACGGATTGA
- the ubiE gene encoding bifunctional demethylmenaquinone methyltransferase/2-methoxy-6-polyprenyl-1,4-benzoquinol methylase UbiE has translation MSDQNTTDFGYQQVPVQEKAKRVREVFDSVATRYDVMNDLMSLGIHRLWKRHAIELSGVRRGQRVLDLASGTGDLAYRFSGLVGPDGLVVMTDINAAMLGEGRTRMLDRGRVGNIRYSLVNAEQIPFESDLFDCVTIGFGLRNVTHKQKALDEMFRVLKPGGRALILEFSHPTTKSLSKVYDAYSFSVLPTLGKLVANDSESYRYLAESIRMHPDQETLRSMMEASSFERCEYFNYTGGIVAIHRGYKL, from the coding sequence ATGTCCGATCAGAACACCACCGATTTCGGCTATCAGCAGGTGCCGGTCCAGGAGAAGGCCAAGCGCGTGCGCGAGGTCTTCGACTCGGTCGCGACCCGCTACGATGTGATGAACGATCTGATGTCGCTCGGCATCCATCGGCTCTGGAAACGCCATGCGATCGAGCTATCGGGCGTGCGTCGTGGGCAGCGGGTGCTGGATCTGGCCTCGGGCACCGGCGATCTGGCCTATCGCTTTTCGGGTCTGGTCGGTCCGGACGGGCTGGTGGTGATGACCGACATCAACGCCGCCATGCTCGGCGAGGGTCGGACCCGGATGCTCGATCGCGGTCGGGTCGGCAATATCCGGTACAGTCTGGTCAACGCCGAGCAGATCCCTTTTGAAAGTGATCTGTTCGACTGTGTCACCATCGGTTTCGGTCTGCGCAACGTCACCCACAAGCAGAAGGCGCTCGACGAGATGTTCCGGGTGCTGAAGCCGGGCGGGCGGGCGCTGATCCTGGAGTTCTCGCATCCGACCACCAAGTCGCTGAGCAAGGTCTACGACGCTTACTCCTTCTCGGTCCTGCCGACGCTGGGCAAGCTGGTGGCCAATGATTCCGAGAGCTACCGCTATCTGGCCGAGTCGATCCGTATGCATCCGGATCAGGAGACGCTGCGCTCGATGATGGAAGCCTCCAGCTTTGAGCGTTGCGAATACTTCAACTATACCGGCGGCATCGTCGCCATCCATCGCGGGTACAAGCTATGA
- a CDS encoding chorismate--pyruvate lyase family protein yields MHRYYGRGPSAPGEPPFRCDGFARAGEVVDSTGERIALSQLPAFLRALLVTDGTVTKILEAYFWEPVVVDTLEQRFEDAQEPVPWLGVERGDPCLIRDAQLRGTDSGRRFAEAFSLIRTQLIPPDFRRRLIDREIGIGVLIRDSGLESYREVLDVGLDRTADGETAVFRTYRITIDHRPVILITEYFPVALYR; encoded by the coding sequence ATGCATCGTTACTACGGGCGTGGCCCCTCCGCGCCAGGCGAACCGCCTTTTCGCTGTGATGGTTTCGCGCGCGCCGGCGAGGTCGTCGACTCGACGGGCGAGCGGATCGCCCTGAGTCAACTGCCGGCTTTTCTGCGCGCGCTCCTGGTCACGGACGGCACAGTCACCAAGATCCTGGAAGCCTATTTCTGGGAGCCGGTGGTGGTCGATACCCTGGAGCAACGCTTCGAGGACGCGCAGGAACCCGTGCCCTGGCTCGGAGTCGAGCGTGGCGACCCCTGTCTGATTCGCGACGCCCAGCTACGCGGCACCGACAGCGGACGCCGTTTCGCCGAAGCCTTCTCACTGATCCGCACCCAGCTCATCCCGCCGGATTTCCGCCGGCGGCTCATCGATCGCGAGATCGGCATCGGCGTACTGATCCGGGACAGCGGACTGGAGAGCTATCGCGAGGTGCTGGACGTGGGGCTGGACCGGACGGCCGATGGTGAGACAGCGGTGTTTCGCACCTATCGCATCACCATCGACCATCGTCCGGTGATCCTGATCACCGAATACTTTCCAGTGGCGCTGTATCGCTGA
- a CDS encoding ABC transporter ATP-binding protein has product MQALQDINVSLEDGDRLGLIGHNGAGKTTLLRVLSEIYEPNSGRVKVQGSTVPLFDIALGMNQESTGYENIVLRGLFLGLPRRKIRAMMDEIAEFTELGDFLNLPIRTYSAGMQMRLAFAVSTSVVPDILLLDEGIGAGDASFLHKARERLERFTERVSIIVLSSHSEDLVRSMCSKSLLMEHGRVVFAGPTDEALERYRAMRGW; this is encoded by the coding sequence GTGCAGGCGTTGCAGGACATCAACGTCTCGCTCGAAGACGGCGACCGGCTCGGACTCATCGGCCACAACGGCGCCGGCAAGACCACGCTGCTGCGGGTGCTCAGCGAAATCTATGAACCGAACAGCGGGCGGGTGAAGGTCCAGGGTTCGACCGTGCCCCTGTTCGACATCGCACTCGGCATGAATCAGGAGAGCACCGGCTACGAGAACATCGTCCTGCGCGGACTCTTCCTTGGGTTGCCGCGCCGTAAGATCCGGGCCATGATGGACGAAATCGCCGAGTTCACCGAGCTGGGCGACTTCCTCAATCTGCCGATCCGCACCTATTCGGCGGGAATGCAGATGCGGCTGGCGTTCGCCGTCTCGACCTCGGTGGTGCCGGACATCCTGCTGCTCGACGAGGGCATCGGCGCCGGGGATGCGTCCTTCCTGCACAAGGCGCGCGAGCGTCTGGAACGCTTCACCGAGCGCGTCTCCATCATCGTGCTCTCTTCACATTCGGAAGACCTGGTACGCAGCATGTGCTCCAAGTCGCTGCTGATGGAGCATGGTCGCGTGGTCTTCGCCGGTCCGACCGACGAGGCGTTGGAGCGTTATCGGGCCATGCGCGGCTGGTGA
- the ubiB gene encoding ubiquinone biosynthesis regulatory protein kinase UbiB, translating into MMGPRQALRLFRINWVLLRHGLDEVILATHLFRPLRWIKYLLPWHWVKRDLPPYPARVRLVLEDLGPIFVKFGQILSTRRDLLPDDLAVELAKLQDRVPPFGGEAARALIEKAWGRPIEEVLDQFDPVPLASASIAQVHTARLKDGTEVVVKVLRPGIERTIRQDLSLMYAVAHLAQRYWKDGRRLRPVEVVREYEKTIYDELDLQREAANASQLRRNWLGSEMLYIPEVYWDWTRPNVMVMERIYGTPVGEVDKLKAQGVSMKQLGERGVEIFFTQVFRDNFFHADMHPGNIFVEPSGRYISIDFGIVGTLTTEDQRYLAENLLAFFERDYRRVAELHVESGWVPPGTRVDEFEAAIRTVSEPIFEKPLAEISFGHFLVRLFQTARRFDMEIQPQLVLLEKTLLNIEGLGRQLYPELDLWTTAKPYMERWMKDQVGLKGLFDRTKRNLYSVADQAPELPLIAYRMLMAYDKQVRSAKFDQAQVREHQATASGAMLKSIGGATLLICATLVLLLGPGHWLPEQAAAGVIAAAYLAGAWLFVSAARAA; encoded by the coding sequence ATGATGGGTCCACGTCAGGCGCTGCGTCTGTTTCGCATCAATTGGGTTCTGCTCCGTCACGGTCTCGACGAAGTCATTCTCGCCACCCATCTGTTCCGGCCGCTGCGCTGGATCAAATATCTGCTGCCCTGGCACTGGGTCAAACGCGACCTGCCGCCCTATCCGGCGCGCGTGCGGCTGGTGCTGGAGGATCTGGGACCGATCTTCGTCAAGTTCGGACAGATCCTCTCGACCCGGCGCGATCTGCTGCCCGATGATCTGGCGGTGGAACTGGCCAAGCTCCAGGATCGCGTCCCGCCCTTCGGCGGCGAGGCGGCGCGCGCCCTGATCGAGAAGGCTTGGGGCCGACCGATCGAAGAGGTGCTCGATCAGTTCGATCCGGTGCCGCTGGCCTCGGCCTCGATCGCGCAGGTGCATACCGCGCGCCTGAAGGACGGCACCGAGGTCGTGGTCAAGGTGCTGCGTCCCGGCATCGAGCGTACCATCCGTCAGGATCTGAGCCTGATGTATGCCGTGGCGCATCTGGCGCAGCGTTATTGGAAGGACGGACGCCGTCTGCGTCCGGTCGAGGTGGTGCGCGAGTACGAGAAGACCATCTACGACGAGCTGGATCTCCAGCGCGAGGCGGCCAATGCCTCGCAACTGCGCCGCAACTGGCTCGGCAGCGAGATGCTCTACATCCCCGAGGTCTACTGGGACTGGACCCGGCCGAACGTCATGGTGATGGAGCGCATCTACGGCACGCCGGTCGGGGAGGTCGACAAACTCAAGGCCCAGGGCGTGAGCATGAAGCAGCTCGGCGAGCGCGGGGTGGAGATCTTCTTCACCCAGGTGTTCCGCGACAACTTCTTCCACGCCGACATGCATCCGGGCAACATCTTCGTCGAGCCGTCGGGGCGCTATATCTCGATCGACTTCGGCATCGTCGGCACGCTCACGACCGAGGATCAGCGCTATCTGGCCGAGAACCTGCTCGCCTTCTTCGAGCGCGACTACAGGCGCGTGGCCGAACTGCATGTCGAGTCCGGCTGGGTGCCGCCCGGCACCCGGGTCGACGAATTCGAGGCGGCGATCCGTACCGTCAGTGAGCCGATTTTCGAAAAACCGCTGGCCGAGATCTCGTTCGGTCACTTCCTGGTGCGGCTGTTCCAGACCGCGCGCCGTTTCGACATGGAGATCCAGCCGCAGCTCGTGTTGTTGGAGAAGACCCTGCTCAACATCGAGGGACTGGGACGTCAGCTCTATCCCGAACTCGATCTCTGGACCACGGCCAAGCCCTATATGGAACGCTGGATGAAGGATCAGGTCGGGCTGAAGGGGCTGTTCGACCGCACCAAGCGCAATCTCTACTCGGTTGCCGATCAGGCCCCTGAGCTGCCGTTGATCGCCTATCGGATGCTCATGGCCTACGACAAGCAGGTGCGCAGTGCCAAGTTCGATCAGGCTCAGGTCCGGGAGCATCAGGCCACGGCCTCCGGGGCCATGCTCAAGTCCATCGGCGGCGCGACCCTGCTCATCTGCGCGACCCTGGTGCTGCTGCTCGGCCCGGGTCACTGGCTGCCCGAACAGGCGGCGGCCGGCGTGATCGCGGCGGCCTATCTGGCTGGGGCTTGGCTGTTCGTCTCGGCGGCACGGGCAGCGTGA
- a CDS encoding DUF2384 domain-containing protein, protein MTDLTLDERLLLTRRTMQLLEDWGLAAHDIAVLLQLPQTIKARHIGRFHDQDVFPDDPAVNRRVAYLNRIEQALHTYFPRNPEMRKLWVRRANKQFGRRAPVAVMIEDGESGLISVLSHLDCTFAWDLTGSRADYRRAS, encoded by the coding sequence ATGACCGATCTCACACTCGACGAACGTCTGCTGCTGACCCGGCGCACCATGCAACTCCTGGAGGACTGGGGACTGGCGGCGCACGACATCGCCGTTCTGCTGCAACTGCCGCAGACGATCAAGGCTCGCCACATCGGGCGCTTCCACGATCAGGACGTCTTTCCCGACGATCCGGCGGTCAACCGGCGTGTCGCCTATCTGAACCGTATCGAGCAGGCGCTCCACACCTATTTCCCGCGCAATCCCGAGATGCGTAAGCTCTGGGTGCGGCGCGCCAACAAGCAGTTCGGACGCCGCGCCCCGGTGGCGGTCATGATCGAGGACGGCGAGAGCGGGCTGATCTCGGTGCTGTCGCATCTGGATTGCACCTTCGCCTGGGATCTGACCGGCTCGCGTGCCGACTATCGGCGCGCTTCGTAG
- a CDS encoding ABC transporter permease, with protein MSTDTQHGESSLLIQLQHGLKREQFERALHDIRAGWDRRELWMTLGLQDVRQRYRRSKLGPFWITLSMAIMVLALGLLYGQIFGQDLHDYLPFLAAGFVIWGMIASLINDGCQSFILAEGMIRQLNAPLSIYAYRGLWSTLIAFAHNIWVFLGVALWFGVDLNWNLLWVPVALLVLLLNGLWMALFLGLLSARFRDVPLIIGSIVQVLFFITPVIWKPDMLPGRALWLDLNPFYHLVEIMRAPLLGQPPALGNWLTVIAITVVGWAVALFFYSAYRWRVAYWV; from the coding sequence ATGTCGACCGACACCCAACATGGCGAGTCGTCCCTGCTGATCCAGCTCCAGCATGGACTCAAGCGCGAGCAGTTCGAGCGCGCCCTGCACGATATCCGCGCCGGCTGGGACCGGCGCGAACTCTGGATGACGCTCGGACTCCAGGACGTGCGCCAGCGTTATCGGCGCTCCAAGCTTGGGCCGTTCTGGATCACGCTGTCGATGGCGATCATGGTGCTGGCGCTCGGGCTGCTCTATGGCCAGATCTTCGGCCAGGATCTGCACGACTATCTGCCCTTCCTGGCCGCCGGTTTCGTCATCTGGGGCATGATCGCGAGTCTGATCAACGACGGCTGCCAGTCCTTCATCCTCGCCGAGGGCATGATCCGCCAGCTCAACGCGCCGCTGTCGATCTATGCCTATCGCGGTCTCTGGTCGACCCTGATCGCCTTTGCCCACAACATCTGGGTCTTCCTGGGGGTTGCGCTCTGGTTCGGGGTTGATCTCAACTGGAACCTGCTGTGGGTGCCGGTCGCGCTCCTGGTGCTGTTGCTCAATGGGCTATGGATGGCGCTATTCCTGGGGCTGCTGAGCGCGCGCTTTCGCGACGTACCACTGATCATCGGCAGCATAGTGCAGGTGTTGTTCTTCATCACGCCGGTCATCTGGAAGCCCGACATGCTGCCGGGACGCGCGCTCTGGCTCGATCTCAACCCCTTCTACCATCTGGTCGAGATCATGCGCGCCCCGTTGCTCGGTCAACCACCGGCGCTCGGCAACTGGCTGACGGTCATCGCCATCACGGTCGTCGGCTGGGCGGTGGCGCTCTTCTTCTATTCGGCCTACCGCTGGCGCGTCGCCTACTGGGTTTGA
- a CDS encoding gamma-butyrobetaine hydroxylase-like domain-containing protein, with protein sequence MPVPTELNLHRQSRVLEIAYEDGTRFKLPCEYLRVYSPSAEVQGHSPDERVLQVGKEDVGIDRIEPVGNYAVCLHFDDEHNTGIYSWDYLYRLGAEYEQRWNAYLDELEQTGHPRKVLQS encoded by the coding sequence ATGCCAGTACCCACAGAGTTGAATCTGCACCGTCAATCCCGCGTGCTCGAAATCGCCTACGAGGACGGCACCCGCTTCAAGCTGCCGTGCGAATATCTGCGCGTCTATTCGCCCTCTGCGGAAGTCCAGGGTCATAGCCCCGACGAGCGCGTGCTCCAGGTCGGCAAGGAAGACGTCGGCATCGACCGCATCGAGCCGGTCGGCAACTATGCCGTCTGTCTGCACTTCGACGACGAGCACAACACCGGTATCTATTCCTGGGACTATCTCTACCGCCTCGGCGCCGAGTACGAGCAGCGCTGGAACGCCTATCTCGACGAGCTCGAGCAGACCGGCCATCCGCGTAAAGTACTCCAGTCCTGA
- the hslU gene encoding ATP-dependent protease ATPase subunit HslU, producing the protein MSEITPQRIVAELDKHIVGQSDAKRAVAIALRNRWRRAQIEEPMRSEITPKNILMIGPTGVGKTEIARRLAKLANAPFIKVEATKFTEVGYVGRDVDSIIRDLTDIGVKMAREQEMAKLADLAEAAAEERILDVLLPPPSNFEEDGRSTVSSTTREKLRAKLRSGDMDDREIEIQVSAAPLGVEIMAPPGMEEMSNQLQSLFQNLGQSRTKRRKLRIRDARKLLKDEEAAKRVNDEEMKLRALENVEQNGIVFIDEIDKVAKREGTSGVDVSREGVQRDLLPLVEGSTVSTKHGAVRTDHILFIASGAFHLSKPSDLIPELQGRLPIRVELKALSTDDFVRILTEPDASLTDQYKALLATEGVNLEFTEDGIRRIAEIAWQVNEKTENIGARRLHTVLERLLEDVSYNATELDRVTVTINAAYVDQNMADLAADEDLSRYIL; encoded by the coding sequence ATGTCTGAAATCACCCCCCAACGCATCGTCGCCGAACTCGACAAACACATCGTCGGCCAGAGTGACGCCAAGCGCGCCGTGGCCATCGCGCTGCGCAATCGCTGGCGCCGCGCCCAGATCGAAGAGCCGATGCGCTCCGAGATCACGCCCAAGAACATCCTCATGATCGGCCCGACCGGTGTGGGCAAGACCGAGATCGCCCGCCGGCTGGCCAAGCTCGCCAACGCGCCCTTCATCAAGGTCGAGGCGACCAAGTTCACCGAAGTCGGCTATGTCGGACGCGATGTCGATTCGATCATCCGCGATCTGACCGACATCGGCGTGAAGATGGCGCGCGAGCAGGAGATGGCCAAGCTCGCCGATCTCGCCGAAGCCGCCGCCGAGGAGCGGATTCTCGACGTGCTGCTGCCGCCGCCGTCGAACTTCGAGGAAGACGGCCGCTCGACGGTCAGCTCGACCACGCGCGAAAAGCTGCGCGCCAAACTGCGCTCCGGCGACATGGACGATCGCGAGATCGAGATCCAGGTCTCGGCCGCGCCGCTCGGGGTCGAGATCATGGCCCCGCCCGGCATGGAAGAGATGTCGAACCAGCTCCAGAGCCTGTTCCAGAATCTCGGTCAGAGCCGCACCAAGCGGCGCAAGCTGCGCATCCGCGACGCGCGTAAACTGCTGAAGGATGAGGAAGCCGCCAAGCGCGTCAACGACGAAGAGATGAAACTGCGCGCCCTGGAGAACGTCGAGCAGAACGGCATCGTCTTCATCGACGAGATCGACAAGGTCGCCAAGCGCGAAGGCACCAGCGGCGTCGACGTCTCGCGCGAGGGCGTGCAGCGCGACCTGCTGCCGCTGGTCGAGGGCAGTACGGTCTCGACCAAGCATGGCGCGGTGCGCACCGACCATATCCTGTTCATCGCCTCGGGCGCCTTCCATCTGTCCAAGCCCTCGGACCTGATCCCCGAACTCCAGGGCCGACTGCCGATCCGGGTCGAGCTCAAGGCCCTGAGCACGGACGACTTCGTGCGCATCCTCACCGAGCCGGACGCCTCGCTCACCGACCAGTACAAGGCGCTGCTGGCCACCGAGGGCGTGAACCTGGAGTTCACCGAGGACGGCATCCGCCGTATCGCCGAGATCGCCTGGCAGGTCAACGAGAAGACCGAGAACATCGGCGCGCGGCGTCTGCACACGGTCCTGGAGCGGTTGCTGGAGGATGTCTCCTACAACGCCACCGAACTCGACCGCGTGACCGTGACCATCAACGCCGCCTATGTCGACCAGAACATGGCCGATCTCGCCGCCGACGAGGATCTGTCGCGTTACATCCTCTAG